In Serinicoccus marinus DSM 15273, the genomic stretch GCACCTCGAACCGGCTCACCGTCACCGGCCGTGCGGTGAGCTCGACGTCCTGCCCGGAGCGCACCCTCGCGTAGGACCGCACCCCGTCGACCTTGATCGCGCTCACGGCGCTCGGGACCTGCTCGAGCTCACCGGTCAGTCCGCCCACGGCGGCGTCGATGTCGTCATCGGTGACGCCGGAGACGTCGGCACGACGGACGACCTCCCCCTCGGCGTCGTCGGTGACGGTGCTCTCCCCCAGCCTGATCGTCGCCTCGTAGGCCTTGTCGTGGCCGACGAGGAAGGTGAGCAGCTTGGTGCCGCGCCCGACGCCGAGCACGAGCACACCGGTCGCCATGGGGTCCAGCGTGCCGGCGTGGCCGACCCTGCGGGTGCGGCACAGCCGCCGCGCCCGGGCGACCACGTCGTGGCTCGTCCACCCGGTCGGCTTGTCGACCACGAGCAGACCGTCACCCACGCTGGGACCGGGCAGCCGCGCCTCGGCGGCGCTCATCGAGAGCGGTCCGCGCCCGATGCCTGGTCGTCGGGCAGTCCGTCCGGGAGCGGGTCGGCGTCGGCGACCTGCTCGTCGGTCTCGTCCGTCCGCGGCTTGCGATAGGGATCGGCCTCGCCCGCATACCCCGTCGCCACCCGGCCCGCCGCGAGCTCGGCGTCGCGCTCGGCCACCCGGCGCAGCAGGTCGTCCATGTGCTGCGCGTCCTCGGGCAGCGCGTCGAGGATGAACTCCAGGGTCGGCGTGAGCCGGATGCCGAGGCCCTTGCCCACGAACGAGCGCAGCCGGCCCCGGTAGTCCTGCAGGATCTCCGCGGCCGTCTCCCGGTCCGCGTCGTCCCCCAGCACGGTGTAGAACACGCTGGCGTGCTGCAGGTCGCCGGTCACCCGGACGTCGGTGATCGTGATGAATCCGACCCGCTCGTCCTTGACCACCTGTGACAGGCCCTGGGTGACCAGCTGCTTGGTGCGCTCGGCGATGCGTCGGGCGCGTGCCGGGTCCGCCATGACTCCTCCTCGACGTCGGTGACTGCTGCGGTGCCCGGCCCATCCTACGAAGGGGCAGGAGGAGGCACCGTGGGCGCGGGTCGGCCCCTCCCGGTGCAGGAAGGGGCCGACCCGGATCCGGTCCGTGCCGGGTCAGGTGCGCGGGATCTCGCGCATCTCGTAGGTGGTGATGAGGTCGTCGGCCTGGAGGTCGTTGAACGACCCCAGGTTGACGCCGCACTCGAAGCCCTCGCGGACCTCGGTGACGTCGTCCTTGAACCGCCGCAGCCCGGCGATCTGCAGACCCTCGGTGATGACGACGCCGTCCCGGGTGATCCGGGCCTTCGCACCGCGTCGCATCTCGCCGCTCCTGACCAGGCAGCCGGCGACGTTGCCGAACTTCGAGCTGCGGAAGATCTCGCGGACCTCCGCCGTGCCCGTCTCGACCTCCTCGTACTCCGGCTTGAGCATGCCCTTGAGGGCGTTCTCGATGTCCTCGATGGCCTGGTAGATCACCGAGTAGTAGCGGATCTCAACACCCTCCTTGTCCGCGTAGTCGGCGTTCTGCCCCTCCGCGCGGACGTTGAAGCCGAGGATCACCGCGTCCGAGGCGACGGCGAGGTTGATGTTGTTCATCGTGATCGCGCCGACGCCGCGGTCGATGATCCGCAGGTCGACCTCGTCGCCGACGTCGATCTGCAGCAGCGCGTCCTCCAGCGCCTCCACCGAACCGGACACGTCGCCCTTGAGGATGAGGTTGAGGGTCTCGACCTTGCCCTGCGCGAGGGCTTGGTTGAGGTCCTCCAGGCTGATCCGCTTGCGCGACTTGGCCAGGGCGGCCTGCCGGTCGGCGGCCTCGCGCTTCTCGGCGATCTGCCGTGCCGTGCGGTCGTCCGGAGCGACGACGAAGGTGTCGCCGGCCCGGGCCACCGTGTCCATGCCGAGCACCTGGACCGGGCGCGAGGGAGTGGCCTCCTCGACGTTGGTGCCGTGCTCGTCGAGCATCGCCCGGACGCGACCGTGGCTGCCGCCGGAGACGATGGCGTCGCCGACCCGCAGCGTGCCCTGCTGGACCAGCACCGTCGCGACCGCGCCGCGCCCCTTGTCGAGGTTCGCCTCGATGGCGACACCGCGCGCGTCCTTGTCCGGGTTGGCCCGCAGGTCGAGCGCCGCGTCGGCCGTCAGCAGCACCGCATCGAGCAGTTCCTCGATGTTGAGCTGGTTCTTGGCGGAGACGTCGACGAACATCGTCTCACCGCCGTACTCCTCGGCGACGAGGTTGTACTCGGTCAGCTGACCGCGCACCTTGGCCGCGTCCGCACCGTCGACGTCGATCTTGTTGACCGCGACCACGATCGGCACGTCCGCCGCCTGGGCGTGGTTGAGCGCCTCGATCGTCTGCGGCATCACGCCGTCGTCGGCCGCGACCACGAGGATCGCGATGTCGGTCACCTTGGCGCCACGGGCACGCATGGCGGTGAACGCCTCGTGACCCGGGGTGTCGATGAAGGTGATCGCACGCTCCTGTCCGTCGTGCTCGGTGTGGACCTGGTAGGCGCCGATGTGCTGGGTGATGCCACCCGCCTCGTCGGCACCCACGTCGGCCTGCCGGATGGCGTCCAGCAGCCGGGTCTTCCCGTGGTCGACGTGACCCATGACGGTGACCACCGGGGGGCGGGCCTCGAGGTCCTCGTCGGACTCGGCGTCGGCCTCGGCCTCCAGGTCGATGTTGAAGGAGCTGAAGAGCTCGCGCTCCTCCTCCTCCGGCGAGACGACGCGGATGGTGTAGTCCAGCTCGGCACCGAGCACACCGAAGGTGTCCTCGTCGAGCGACTGCGTCGCGGTCGCCATCTCTCCCAGGTGGAAGAGCACGGTCACCAGCGACGCGGGGTCGACGTTGATCTTGTCCGCGAAGTCGGTCAGCGAGGCACCACGGCGCACCGTGATGGTCGCGCCGTTGCCACGGGGGACGTTGACGCCGCCGATGGCGGGCGCCTGCATCGCCTCGAACTCGGCGCGCTTGGCCCGCTTCGACTTGCGCCCACGGACCTTGCCACCGCCACGACCGAACGCGCCAGCCGTGCCGCCGCGACCGCGGGGGCCGCCACCGCGACCACCTGCGGGGCCACGGAAGCCTCCGGGACCACCACCGGGGCCTCCGGGGCCACCGCCGGGTCGACCGCGGCCGCCGCCCCGCGCGGGGCGCTCGCCGGGGCGCGGTACCGCCGTGCGCTCGGGCATCATGCCGGGGTTCGGGCGCGCGCCACCGGGGCGAGGCCCGGCGGCGCCGGTGCCCTGGCGTGCGGCCGGACGCTCCGCACCGCCACTACCACTGCCACCGCGGCTTCCGCCCGGTCGCGGCATACCCTGGCTCGTCGCGAACGGGTTGTTGCCCGGACGCGGGGCGCCACCGGGGCGATCGCCCTGGCCGCCCTGACCACCGCGGCGGTCGCGCGACTGCCCCATGCCCTGGTTGGAGCTGTAGGGGTTGTTGCCCGGACGCGGACCCGGCTTGGCGCCGGGGCGCGGGGCCTTCGGCGTCGCCTTGGCGGCCGGCGCCTGAGGGGTGGGCGACTGCTCCGGGGCAGACGGCGTCGCCGGGGCCTTCTCCTCGGTCGCGCTGGGCGCGGTCTGCGACGGGGCGGGCTTCTCGGTCCGCTCCGGGCGCGCGGGCGC encodes the following:
- the truB gene encoding tRNA pseudouridine(55) synthase TruB; this encodes MSAAEARLPGPSVGDGLLVVDKPTGWTSHDVVARARRLCRTRRVGHAGTLDPMATGVLVLGVGRGTKLLTFLVGHDKAYEATIRLGESTVTDDAEGEVVRRADVSGVTDDDIDAAVGGLTGELEQVPSAVSAIKVDGVRSYARVRSGQDVELTARPVTVSRFEVLDRHRSGPHLDLDVRVEVSSGTYVRALARDLGAALGVGGHLTALRRTRVGGLDLDRAVTLESLEADGAERHLIPLAVAARSALAVRELDEPEARALGYGQRVASARPGREEPVAAFGPDGRLVAVLDERAEQARAHVVLVPAGES
- the rbfA gene encoding 30S ribosome-binding factor RbfA, translated to MADPARARRIAERTKQLVTQGLSQVVKDERVGFITITDVRVTGDLQHASVFYTVLGDDADRETAAEILQDYRGRLRSFVGKGLGIRLTPTLEFILDALPEDAQHMDDLLRRVAERDAELAAGRVATGYAGEADPYRKPRTDETDEQVADADPLPDGLPDDQASGADRSR
- the infB gene encoding translation initiation factor IF-2, translating into MPKLRVYELAKELGVESKELLAHLKDQGEFVRSASSTIEPPVVRKIRENPPANADQAQGEATKAPSTTTPTSSGPKAPGPKPGPTPTPGPSPAPVAPAAEKTEAPARPERTEKPAPSQTAPSATEEKAPATPSAPEQSPTPQAPAAKATPKAPRPGAKPGPRPGNNPYSSNQGMGQSRDRRGGQGGQGDRPGGAPRPGNNPFATSQGMPRPGGSRGGSGSGGAERPAARQGTGAAGPRPGGARPNPGMMPERTAVPRPGERPARGGGRGRPGGGPGGPGGGPGGFRGPAGGRGGGPRGRGGTAGAFGRGGGKVRGRKSKRAKRAEFEAMQAPAIGGVNVPRGNGATITVRRGASLTDFADKINVDPASLVTVLFHLGEMATATQSLDEDTFGVLGAELDYTIRVVSPEEEERELFSSFNIDLEAEADAESDEDLEARPPVVTVMGHVDHGKTRLLDAIRQADVGADEAGGITQHIGAYQVHTEHDGQERAITFIDTPGHEAFTAMRARGAKVTDIAILVVAADDGVMPQTIEALNHAQAADVPIVVAVNKIDVDGADAAKVRGQLTEYNLVAEEYGGETMFVDVSAKNQLNIEELLDAVLLTADAALDLRANPDKDARGVAIEANLDKGRGAVATVLVQQGTLRVGDAIVSGGSHGRVRAMLDEHGTNVEEATPSRPVQVLGMDTVARAGDTFVVAPDDRTARQIAEKREAADRQAALAKSRKRISLEDLNQALAQGKVETLNLILKGDVSGSVEALEDALLQIDVGDEVDLRIIDRGVGAITMNNINLAVASDAVILGFNVRAEGQNADYADKEGVEIRYYSVIYQAIEDIENALKGMLKPEYEEVETGTAEVREIFRSSKFGNVAGCLVRSGEMRRGAKARITRDGVVITEGLQIAGLRRFKDDVTEVREGFECGVNLGSFNDLQADDLITTYEMREIPRT